In the Euphorbia lathyris chromosome 5, ddEupLath1.1, whole genome shotgun sequence genome, one interval contains:
- the LOC136231081 gene encoding putative MO25-like protein At5g47540, with the protein MKGLFKSKPRTPLELVQQTRELLLYADRNTETRERRREEKMLELSKCILEMRTILFGNGQNEPNGEACAQLTQEFFKEDTFRILLICLPKLNVGARQNATHVIANLQRQRVNGRLIAPDYLENNLDLMDILLTGYSDDEIAITYGAILRESIRHQIVARYVMESEHMKNLFSHIQIPNFDIASDAQTTFKELLTRHKSTVADFLSTNYDWFFQEYNCELLESSNYITRRYAIKLLGNMLFERSNSSIMVRYVSSLENMRILMNLFRDSNKTIVLETFHVFKLFVANQAKPTEIINVLVSNRTKLLRFLGALNIDKEDEQFEADKAQVIKEISTLEIEIRESSEECEVES; encoded by the exons atGAAAGGTTTATTCAAATCGAAGCCTCGGACGCCATTAGAGCTTGTGCAACAAACACGAGAGCTTCTTCTCTATGCTGATAGGAATACGGAAACTCGGGAGCGCAGGCGTGAAGAAAAG ATGTTAGAGTTGAGCAAATGTATTCTGGAAATGAGAACAATTTTATTTGGAAATGGTCAAAATGAACCAAATGGTGAGGCTTGTGCACAATTGACTCAAGAATTTTTCAAGGAAGATACATTTCGCATTCTCCTTATTTGTCTCCCAAAACTCAATGTCGGG GCTCGTCAAAATGCAACCCATGTCATAGCAAATTTGCAAAGACAACGTGTTAACGGAAGGCTGATTGCTCCAGATTACTTGGAAAATAATTTGGACCTTATGGATATTTTGCTAACTGG TTATTCAGATGATGAAATTGCTATAACTTATGGTGCAATATTAAGGGAGTCTATACGACATCAAATTGTAGCTAG ATATGTGATGGAGTCAGAGCATATGAAGAACTTATTTAGTCATATACAAATTCCTAATTTTGACATAGCATCAGATGCTCAGACAACATTTAAA GAGCTTttaacaagacataaatctacagTTGCTGATTTCCTTTCTACTAATTATGATTGG TTTTTCCAAGAATACAACTGTGAGTTGTTAGAATCTTCTAATTATATAACCAGACGGTATGCTATCAAG ctATTGGGAAATATGTTATTTGAACGCTCAAATTCGAGTATAATGGTTCGCTACGTGAGTTCATTAGAAAATATGAGAATCTTGATGAATCTTTTCAGA GACTCAAACAAGACAATAGTGTTGGAAACCTTTCACGTGTTTAAG TTATTTGTTGCAAACCAAGCTAAGCCTACGGAGATCATCAATGTACTTGTTAGCAATAGGACGAAGCTTCTCCGATTTTTAGGTgcccttaacattgataaag AGGATGAGCAATTTGAAGCCGACAAAGCTCAAGTAATCAAAGAAATTTCTACTCTTGAAATTGAAATTAGAGAGAGCTCAGAGGAGTGTGAGGTTGAATCTTAG